TGACAGATGGAGAAAGACCTGCCTCCAGTTCTAACAGACCTGAGAAACACAGAGCCTTTACCACATCCGTAGTGATTCAAAttgtaaaataacttattttaaacgaaataaaatatattttctgaaaaaaatatataaatctctaTAATATTCTGATCTGAAGCAACCCCAGTTCTTTGATCACCAGGTTTTAGATATAATTGTAATTGCTTAGAAAAACCAAGgcaaatatttgattaattagCAGAATGATTTGATTTAGAAgggaaacatttgaaatataatatataataaaaataataagaattcaaataaattcaaatatttaatgcaatttggtgtcgaaagtttatttttattttaaaagttaaaaaagtttagttttttgttttcaggaCAGACTAAAAAGTACTATATAAACATTGGATTTGTGTgcatttataaatcttttttttttttcttttttttttttttttaagtggtatGAGAACAAAAATGTTATTCACATAGTATACATCTCCTCAAAATCCATGATATGATTTTAGAAGAAGTAGAATAGGGTAATTGATTTTTAtggataacatttaaaaaaattaaataagcaaataaagaaCATCAGAATATATTGAACAAAGAAAGACAttagaataaaaatgttatgtgcattaagtaaatatttctaaaataaaaaaaataatttactataaACTTTACTGTATCCTGAATAGTCACAAGGAAAACATCCTCTGTAAACAGAAGCAGACCTTCATACGTGCTGAGAAAGTGACTCTTGACCACGTTGCGGTTGGAATTTCGGTCAGAGATCTGTCCAATCCGCGACCGAGGTGCGTATGTCTGAAACCCATAATCTGAGTAATCCTTTATAATATCACGTCTCTTCAGCTTTCCCTCAACATTCCTCCGTTTAGCCAGCAGCTTCCGCATTGCTGGGAGAAACAGGAAAGGTATCAATAAAATTATGTCAGTTTGTGCATGCTTATTATTTCATAAATCAGAATAATCCGACTTGAAATCTGGTTTAAACACAAATGTCCTGACAGCTCTTAATACATTCTATGCTTCATTTAGTTGAAGATTTGAATAAGTAATTTTGTACGAATGATGTCTTTTTATCATGCCTCACAAAAAAATAGAATGGAAGGCTGTAAGCATGGTTTTCGtttctgtgtgtatgtaaatgtggTAAAGTGATTCATCAACATTTTTGGTCTGaagagaaacatttaaaatgtatatatatgctAAAGGTTATTCTGTCAATGTTTCATATTATACTAGCATATGATCaactaaataaacttatttttccccattcaatatgaccatgcaataataataattttattatttacattataaaaaataagaaatatattatgTGTACCACACAATCACTAGATGGCACTGCTAACTCATGCAGCGCTGTCAGCAGCTATGGTATTTatgcatgaaacatttttttttttctgatttaccCAATTAATGTGGGTCATGCTTCAGGTCAAAGCACAGAAAAATttgtacaaatacagtaaaatcgtACAGTATATGGtctaaaagcaaacacacattTTCTAAAAGCCATAAAAAGTCAATTCTGATTTCACGATTACTGCCATAAACAGAATGGGTCCTTTTAAGTGCAACTTAAATATGATTTATCTGACTGTGGCCTCACAAATGATGTAGTCATTGCGTATCTTCTTAATCTGCGCCTCCTTCTCTTGCTGGTGCTGGGAAAAGCTCACATCCAGTCGATCCATCTTGACCTCCTCCTGCTTCTCCTCCCTCTGACGCAGAAGCTGCACCAGCAGGGTCAGCCGTGCCTCCTGCAGCCTAagaaaacacatgacaaacaacaACAGTCaacatgaatgtgtttgtgcTTGTAGCAGTAAATTTAAGAGTAGCCTACTTCACTAGACTCttaaggggctgttcacacagaatgcgttcATCCATTCCAGTgcactacttttccattgttttctatgtaaacatgcactagatggaCATGTATGTCTGTTATGCTTGCGTCTCCCGTCTTTCTCAACATCTCGTACATGACGCCTtgtcaagttaaaagaatttCAACTTTTATGCGCAGCGCCGCTCATCAATGCCAGTTCTAAAACAGTGGACCAATCGGAAGACCTTGGAGGCGGGGcaagtgttacaagcttttgtttacattagCAAGTAAACTTGTTTAATTTGACGGCAACATGGTAGAGGAGAAACACGTTACGTCTCACGTTTTCAATGTGAACAGCTCCTTAGagtctagaattttttttttttggcaaatatcCACCTTATCCAGAGAAACCACTACAAATAATGTGTGAGTGAAGTGTCCAAATTAATCAAACTTGGAAAACTATTCCTCTAAGCAGTGCTCACTTCTCTATCTCCTTCTCTCTGAATGCCCACTCCTTCCTCTCCATCTCCTCCATCATCCTTCTCCTCTTGTCCAGCTGAGAGAGGTCATTCAGCGGTGGCAGAGTTGCCTCCCAAGCTCTCTTCATTCTTGCCCTCTCAATCATCTCTACTTCTGCCAGCCCTGCAGGCAGCCCACGGCCTGAAAACAACCACTGTTAGTCCTGAAGCATCTTTTGTAAACACAAATGCTTGAAGCTACACATGCAAAGGTTTGTGCAACATTCTCTTATTGATTAGGGACTGGTGAGAGACATGTactatttatgattattttattatgtgctgtTTACCCCATGTGAGTGTGGCCAGTGTGAGCAGCTCAGGGGGGGCTGTCCCAGGACGAACCGCATAGTCTGGAGTGAAGGGGTCTGTCTGTGTCTCACTCTCCCGATAATCAGTCTGAACTCCCACGCTCCGCTGGAATGGAGTAGGGGACCGTTTTTCATCTCCATCCGAAGCAGAAAGGAGGTCAGATCTGTGAGAAAAATTAGTGGCAAGACAGATGTATAGAAAGATAGTAAGAAAGTCCAGTTTTTAACTCTAATAGAGTTGTTAACTCTATTAACAGAGCAAGGGTGAAGTGACAAACACCACCGGACTTACTTTGGCAAAGCAAATACAACATCAGGAGGAATCTGTTGAGCGAAAGGAATAAGAGGACTGAGAGAAAGGAAATGGCAGAAAAAAGAGGGAAAGAAAGTGCAAGGGGAAAACATTATTCTTATTTGTACACTTTTGTTTAGCTATTgtcattcacattcatttttctCTATATCCTACCATTTGAAAAACTTCCAGCGGTCCATTCCTGTCACATCTGTGTGGTTTGGTCTATGCATCTGAGACACAACACTTTCACAGACACAAAATTATTAAGGATTAATACTATTGGCATATACAGCATACACTATCACTCAACAGTTTggcatcaatattttttttttatttttttttaaagaaatgaatacatttattcagcaaggatgctctgcattgatctaaagtgacagtatgGACATTTATGgtacaaaaaaactattttaaataaatgtttttttttttctattcatcaaagaatcctgaaaacaacaacaacaaaaaaaaaacatttcactgtttccacaaaaatattaaacagctcaaatgttttcaatattcatcataagaagaaatgtttcttgagcaccaaatcagcataattttGACCCTGGACcgtaaaagtcattttttttaaatttgcgatttatacatcatatgaaagctgaataaataagctttctgttgatgtacggtttgttaggataggatatttggctgaaataactgagataactattaaaaaatctggaatctgaagctgcaaaaaaatctaaatattgagaaaatcgcctttaaagttgtccaaatgaagttcttagcaatgcacattaataatcaaaaattaagttttgatatatttacggtaataaatttacaaaatatattcatggaacatgatcttttcctaatatcctaaagatttttggcataaaagaaaaatctataattttgacccatactatgtttttttggttatcgctaaaaatataccccagcgacttaagactggttttgtgctcagggtcacatattttaattatttaatactgaagactggagtaatgatgcaaaaaattcagctttgcatcacaggaataaattacatttgaaaatatattgtagcgtgaaccagacaaattaaagattcgatcgggagcctggttgaaacatgagccgaattccacagaaaggcaggatgttgtaaatcaactcccagcaccacagtctgataaccaactctttcacagaacagcttttcaacattaacaccattagaacaattattgacaatttcaattcaaagaagagattgtctaatttggggcaagtaatcgaagaaatggacagtctgaaactcacatgtaaagccatgacagagaaaacaagatcgttggattgacttccccccccacctagcaaaaccagactgaaattcctaaggagacctgttaacccctctggtcttcacaggagatatccttactccccagaatggcacagacaatgccttccaatgcatatatgcaccaaaatgaactcaaaaaagacttctaaatggatatcagtccattgctcaactccatatcatacatgaagccacacatttgattttaatgtttctaatcacttattgtgtatgtctttttaaataactcttgaatagcttaagggatcatattcatgtttagtatgtgtgtgttcgaatattcttgcttgaaaaacgtttctgaccattagttatttgtcaaatgtatcatattcttgttataggaatcatgtccaaattataccctgcaagagcgggaaaattcggaccacaagcttgataagataacatttgatttatgaatgggtgggacagacaattgcaacaccctgagaaaagacagtatctaattggtcaagacaacatttgaggtgtggccaaaaggccagtttaaatactcaggacaccatcaaattttgcttttagcttttagcttttgtcaagcttttgctatcagtcatgccggctttttgctttgcttgtagtttacatgcttttagtcatgctttgtcatcacttttagcgttcttcgagcgccgttccagcgtgcttcggcctgcacctgcctgctgctacttagccacgatgagaagaaacaccacctagtctcgtcaaactttacttctgttcttttccgtttgagagtttcgtgttctgagttaagttttgtaacgccgtgtctccgagtctgacctcgcgtgcccatctgaaacttcaaccagcccacaactccgcatcttcagccaacgcccaaaccacgggcttcccaagacgtcacttcaacgactactgaacttccagccaatcagcaacctcgggaaaccccgtTTTCAGCGAcgacaaagggaaccccgttacacaggcaacgcaagtaacctccagactcacatctgtactggtgttatctaatataattttaacctcattgaagaACTCAgcgcgagggttaattaagtgattaatggttgctcatgtctatgcaatttcacgtattgctgtaaacttgggatttcacattttcattctcttaaactcactctttcctaacgttctatcctcctgcaacttggtgtgaatgtgtgagtgcgtgtgcttatgtgttagattagtttatatgtcttagatttatctaataaagccttatttatattgaaaagagaagtatcttgtgtttttgtgctcacaagttaatgtcttaaactgccgatcttgttactgtgctaattaatagtgttttcactatactttggatattaatatccagcgcagatttgatgttaaacggctcgttcagtgaatcgctggccgtttcagtgatcagccgtgaaacagtgattctgttcaaattccctttaaaatctataaaatgattccctttgagctaaattgacctgtttcccttacaatatatatatatatatttaatataaatataaatataaattgtgtgcactgcaaaagaacattaaaaaaacattaaaatatcccaaaagaatccacaaaaaataaaataactcgaAGAAACAAACCAGCTCAATCGTTCGGTGGATAATAGTATGTGTgggaaatgtgtttatataatgcaaacatcacaaaaagtcacaatgcaaaaaagatagtaataaaaatagattttttttctaattgcaaataatttcttcttttttctttttcttttgagttTAGAGTGAAAATTgtcctggacatgtttttgtgagattcaccgaTCTGATATCATATTTCTAAAGGATTATTGTCTTGTGTAGAGAGTGGGTGAATCTTACCCCGTCAGTTGCTGCAGGGCCTGTCTCTTCTGCTCGGCCAAGCCTCGCCAACGTCGATCAATGAACACAGGCACAGGCTCAGTGGCCTCGAGACGTAAGGTGAAACGAGGGTGATGTGGCAGATTACTAAACATGGAGTTAAATTCTGGAACCTTCCGCTGATAGAGACAAAACACATAACATactgatttttacttttttcactttttttttcacttcactttacATTTCCATTCCTCACAATATGAGACTTTTAAGGCTTCTGATGTGTTAAGAATGAAACAAAAATGGTAAtggttatttcatatttttttaaataattgaattacaTTACAGCACCGTCATTCAAAATTTCAGAATGACAAAAAATTTCAGCCTTGTCATTTCTTCTGTGCCAttaattattgtttgtgtgtgtgtgtgtgtgtgtgtgtgtgtgtgtgtgtgtgtgtgtgtgtgtgtgtgtgtgtgtgtgtgtgtgtgtgtgttcactagcACTACCCTGAGGATACAAAGGGTATTGCGCTGGCCATGAGCTAAATGACAGAGTCATGGAGGAATTTGTTCAGCTCTAAATTACTCTAATTGTATTCCTCACTGATGGCCAGACTGTCCTGCACAAGAGAGAATTCATGATGTGATAATAGCTGGCTGTACATTGTCCTGAGAGATTAACaaacaagattaataaataaatgcacctgaaattttgatttgagttgaaatagtGTGAGACTGTTGTGATTCAAGAGACATGAAACCAGCACAGAGTAGGATACAGGCTTCCAGGGACAATATAGCTCACTGTTTAGTGGTCAGAATGcggtgactgaccaatcagaatccagtatttcAGAGAGACCTGTAATAACTCAAAATAACCACTTCAGTGTCAGAAGGGTACTCTATTTGTTTCAATTACCTAAAGCAATTTAGCACTTCAGACCTGCAGCATTTTAGCCATTAAATGCCAACTAAACAGTTACAGACCTATTTAACCAGCATGAGACTTTTTATCTGTAATATTTATCAATTCTTCCAAGAAAGTAAAAACTCAATAGCCAACTTGCCGTTTATTTtctgtaaatcctaaaaaaaaaaaaaaaaaaaaaaaaaaaaagatgctgagATAAAATTGCTGAGATATtcgcaattttctttttttttatttcatgtgccAAAATGAAGTGTTCAATATCTCTGTGTGCAATCCTTTTGTAGTGTCCAAATCCATTTTTTCTCACTTATGCTACATGTGGACTGAAAACTGtgcattatgtttatattaatttattatgttttaataatcttttgtcatgctttactattttttatgtgtagACTAATGTACTTAAGCATgttaagtacttgattataattttaactgttgtgtgtttttatttaaagttatatattttaaatatactaaattgcaaaatcatgaaataatagatatattcaaataaatgacatacaagtgtgtgatttaaaatatggaagtatattttagtttaacataaAATTTTGCCAGTAAATCTGGcaatttcaaagacaatagaagtaaatatgtttttttttaatcatttccaagtactttattaaaagtatgctaaatCGTCTTTTTCACAAGGACAGGCTTTAATGAGACTATTTCAACACTGCAAAACATGCATCTTATTTCAATTCAGCCTAAATGTGTTGCTTATAGGCTACTGTAAGTCCTGTTTTGGGtaaatgtgttttctctctgCCCAAAAGTCAGAGTTCATCAAAGTTGAACTTCAGTTCGCAGTGGAAAACGaccctgtgtttgtgttttcccgTCTCCAGTGTTTACACAGGAGCAGCAGCACAAAGTTCAAGGACTCAACAGCTAACGTTACTGTACATAAATCTGCAAAATCTGAAACATTATCAGCACACGATGAGCTGTGCTAGTGTTTGTCAACTTACCACTCGATCCATCGAGGCTTGAGCTCGAAAGTTTTCCCTGGCGTGATCCACATCAGCTGACAATGTGTATACAGGGTCTAAAGCAGCACCAACATCCACAATTGAACACAACagactttttaaataatacatgacACAATACGTAACGTTACTTTCTTATAATATCCGAATATACGGTCAAACAGGCCATCGATTTGCAGCTGTAACTCACCGTACAAATAATCATATGTCCTCTGTTGTCTGAATCCCCTCCTGCCCTCATGTTTCTtctgaaatgtgtgtgtcagagagacgCTCATGTCTGCGTGTAACAGGTGTGTGTTTAATTTGTGAGCGATTGGGACAGTGGTTACCATGGAGATCGTAAACATCCGACCACGTCACTACACTATCACACCGCCAGGGGGCGTTCAAAACAAACCCATGGCATCCCCCAAACCGACATACATTTCCAAAAATAGTTGTTTTCCGGTCTAAAACTTTGTTTTCACAACACGTGGACGTACACAGACGCTTGGAGCCCAACGTGTCACGAACTTGCAGAGATATTTCTGAGGTAAACTGAATATCCCACTTTGTGTTGATCAGTCGGTTAAATTCTGGTTAGAGTGCCTTTTGAGTCCCCGAGCATAACCTTAAAATTATCTTAACATATCTCATTTAAAGCTGTTTTATcgtaaaacatttaacattttaaaccataATGTCAATATTACCGCATGTCCTCTGGATTGTTTAAATCCTATTTTCATGATAGCTTTGTACGTCTAagtatacataaaatgtattttaagttatattattGTGTAgtatttcattagatttttttaaaacaaagtcttATTAAACAGCAATGGCATGGTGTGGCAGTACCAATTGGAATAAGGTACTAAATTATTGAATATTAGTGAATATAACACTAAGTGAGGACAAACTTTTTTCAGTTATTGAACATCTGCATTTAAGGAGGGTCACATGGGAGTTTATGAACATCAATAAACTACAAAGAGTGTtcagaatgttattttttaatataattaacattagATGTTATTAGCAGCTTCATATTCGTGCAGTGAACATCAGCAGCCTTGTGCCGGTGGCTGAAATCATGCTCTTATTAGCTACAACAGCACTTTTACTTGTGTCATATTGCTTAAATATGACATATAGTCTAATTATGTTACAAAATGACACTCCAAACTCTCAGTTTTAGATATGATTCTTTCACCCTAAGGTGTGAtatctcagtttaaaaaaaaaaagacagagctTGCAGTGCACGTTTCTAGTCAACAGAGGACACCAAATCATATTGAGCCCGTAAT
This genomic stretch from Cyprinus carpio isolate SPL01 chromosome B9, ASM1834038v1, whole genome shotgun sequence harbors:
- the cfap91 gene encoding cilia- and flagella-associated protein 91, with translation MFTISMVTTVPIAHKLNTHLLHADMSVSLTHTFQKKHEGRRGFRQQRTYDYLYDPVYTLSADVDHARENFRAQASMDRVRKVPEFNSMFSNLPHHPRFTLRLEATEPVPVFIDRRWRGLAEQKRQALQQLTGVVSQMHRPNHTDVTGMDRWKFFKCPLIPFAQQIPPDVVFALPKSDLLSASDGDEKRSPTPFQRSVGVQTDYRESETQTDPFTPDYAVRPGTAPPELLTLATLTWGRGLPAGLAEVEMIERARMKRAWEATLPPLNDLSQLDKRRRMMEEMERKEWAFREKEIEKLQEARLTLLVQLLRQREEKQEEVKMDRLDVSFSQHQQEKEAQIKKIRNDYIISMRKLLAKRRNVEGKLKRRDIIKDYSDYGFQTYAPRSRIGQISDRNSNRNVVKSHFLSTYEGLLELEAGLSPSVMEPQIKVPRPKVTKGFITRSARRELELMKTHQALREEKGHVVEKKPLRFLFKREKPAPRPPTPAVEDPPEGDEERELAVIFLQKVLRGRSTQNQVFEGKEKRLELIQELRTTHALQKEEQNKKEAEKQVTLALQRQRDTQSETVSQIESYISGLSGGVIVDMLDFLSKELLRLQEERRIHAFSLLAERDRRIREAEESGRRQIEERRRREEDEIFKQVVKMHQDTVDMYLEDVILGCINQTADAQAREEVHRKAEELNNVTYAMEETMNSQQSEEIVAELVYRFLIPEVQKIAVRERVHQSQRRHLQAARSIIRSSPGSSAVSQPPSPSDRASSLVLNDILSQVEDAVPRTVTPRDPGPARNNQTSDPTADASNGNGKHAD